Proteins encoded in a region of the Populus nigra chromosome 3, ddPopNigr1.1, whole genome shotgun sequence genome:
- the LOC133689916 gene encoding chaperone protein dnaJ 49, with protein sequence MDSNKDDALKCLEIGKEALESGDRSRALKFITKARRLDPTLAVDDLLSAAEKDEPNKTAAANINNGSTTATASNESKVRQRGSSSSSSYTEEQISIVREIRKKKNYYEILGLEKSCSVEDVRKAYRKLSLKVHPDKNKSPGAEDAFKAVSKAFQCLSNEESRSKYDVTGTEEPLYERRSSSHHRHGYYNYNDDLDPDEIFRQFFFGGGMRPATTQFRSFNFGAGMGGPRTDHNGSGFNFRALIQLLPVLLIFLFNFLPSSEPIYALSRSYPYEYRFTTQRGVNFYVKSTKFEKDYLPGTHEREALEAKVEKDYVSVLVQNCRFELQRKQWGFVRETPHCEMLQQFQDGELAA encoded by the coding sequence ATGGATAGCAACAAAGACGATGCGTTGAAATGCTTGGAAATCGGCAAAGAAGCCCTCGAATCCGGTGATCGAAGCCGTGCTTTAAAATTCATCACCAAAGCTCGCCGCCTGGATCCTACTCTCGCCGTCGACGATCTCTTATCTGCGGCGGAAAAGGATGAGCCAAATAAAACGGCGGCTGCAAACATTAATAATGGGTCCACAACAGCCACGGCCTCAAACGAATCCAAAGTTCGCCAAAGGgggtcatcatcatcatcatcatatacAGAGGAGCAAATTTCGATTGTGAGAGAAatcaggaagaagaagaattactATGAGATTTTGGGATTGGAAAAGTCTTGCTCTGTAGAAGATGTTCGAAAAGCATATCGAAAACTATCACTGAAAGTCCATCCTGATAAGAACAAGTCTCCTGGAGCTGAGGATGCATTTAAAGCTGTTTCGAAAGCGTTCCAGTGCCTTAGCAATGAAGAGAGCAGGAGCAAGTATGATGTCACCGGAACTGAAGAGCCTCTCTACGAGAGACGCTCTTCCAGTCATCATCGTCAtggatattataattataacgaTGATTTGGATCCTGACGAGATATTCAGGCAATTCTTCTTTGGAGGTGGAATGAGGCCTGCCACCACCCAGTTTCGGAGTTTTAATTTTGGAGCAGGAATGGGTGGCCCTAGAACGGATCATAATGGATCTGGGTTTAACTTCCGTGCATTGATTCAATTGCTCCCGGTTcttcttattttccttttcaactttCTACCGTCATCTGAGCCTATTTATGCACTTTCCAGGTCCTATCCTTATGAGTACAGGTTTACTACGCAGAGAGGGGTTAATTTTTATGTGAAGAGCACCAAGTTTGAGAAGGATTATCTACCGGGTACCCATGAGAGGGAGGCGCTGGAAGCCAAGGTGGAGAAGGACTACGTCTCTGTCCTTGTGCAGAATTGTAGGTTTGAGTTACAGAGGAAGCAGTGGGGTTTTGTAAGGGAGACTCCTCATTGTGAAATGTTGCAGCAGTTTCAAGATGGGGAATTGGCGGCTTGA
- the LOC133688269 gene encoding mitochondrial carrier protein CoAc2 isoform X1 → MGMLLDEIIEAMPVFTKELVAGGVAGGFAKTVVAPLERVKILFQTRRDEFKSVGLFGSFKKISHTEGIMGLYRGNGASVARIVPYAALHYMTYEQYRRWIILSFPDIGRGPVLDLVAGSFAGGTAVLLTYPLDLVRTKLAYQIISSSKANINGVIGMELVYKGIRDCFSKTLKESGLRGLYRGVAPSLYGIFPYAGLKFYFYEEMKRHVPEEHKKDIVVKMVCGSVAGLLGQTFTYPLDVVRRQMQVQRLSVSNNAELKGTMETLIMIMQKQGWKQLFSGLSINYLKVVPSVAIGFTVYDMMKASLRVPSRDVIEAVTDKRNSQPSLHS, encoded by the exons atGGGTATGCTGTTAGATGAGATAATAGAGGCCATGCCTGTGTTTACTAAAGAGTTAGTTGCTGGGGGTGTTGCTGGTGGCTTTGCAAAGACTGTTGTAGCTCCCCTTGAACGTGTCAAGATTTTGTTTCAG ACCAGAAGAGATGAATTCAAGTCTGTTGGGCTGTTTGGATCCTTTAAAAAGATTTCACATACAGAGGGGATTATGGGTTTGTACAG AGGAAACGGTGCTAGTGTTGCACGAATTGTACCTTATGCTGCCCTGCATTACATGACTTATGAGCAATATCGTAGATGGATAATCCTCAGTTTTCCTGATATTGGGAGGGGTCCTGTACTTGATCTCGTGGCAGGATCATTCGCTGGAGGAACAGCTGTGCTTCTTACATATCCTCTTGATTTGGTTAGAACAAAATTGGCATACCAG ATTATCAGTTCATCAAAAGCGAATATTAATGGGGTAATTGGTATGGAACTAGTTTATAAAGGAATCCGTGATTGTTTCTCAAAGACTCTTAAGGAATCTGGGCTAAGAGGTCTCTATCGTGGTGTGG CTCCATCTCTTTATGGAATCTTCCCTTACGCTGGTTTGAAGTTTTACTTCTATGAGGAGATGAAACGACATGTCCCTGAGGAGCACAAGAAAGATATTGTGGTGAAAATGGTATGCGGCTCTGTTGCTGGTTTATTGGGCCAGACCTTCACATACCCTCTTGATGTTGTTAGAAGGCAAATGCAG GTTCAAAGGCTATCGGTGTCGAATAACGCAGAGTTAAAAGGAACAATGGAAACCCTTATTATGATAATGCAGAAGCAGGGGTGGAAGCAATTATTTTCAGGGCTTAGCATCAACTACTTGAAG GTTGTCCCTTCCGTGGCGATTGGTTTTACAGTTTATGATATGATGAAAGCGAGCCTTAGAGTCCCATCACGAGATGTGATAGAAGCAGTGACTGACAAAAGAAATAGTCAACCGTCCCTTCATTCTTGA
- the LOC133688269 gene encoding mitochondrial carrier protein CoAc2 isoform X2 codes for MGMLLDEIIEAMPVFTKELVAGGVAGGFAKTVVAPLERVKILFQTRRDEFKSVGLFGSFKKISHTEGIMGLYRGNGASVARIVPYAALHYMTYEQYRRWIILSFPDIGRGPVLDLVAGSFAGGTAVLLTYPLDLVRTKLAYQIISSSKANINGVIGMELVYKGIRDCFSKTLKESGLRGLYRGVAPSLYGIFPYAGLKFYFYEEMKRHVPEEHKKDIVVKMVCGSVAGLLGQTFTYPLDVVRRQMQVQRLSVSNNAELKGTMETLIMIMQKQGWKQLFSGLSINYLKPFRLSLPWRLVLQFMI; via the exons atGGGTATGCTGTTAGATGAGATAATAGAGGCCATGCCTGTGTTTACTAAAGAGTTAGTTGCTGGGGGTGTTGCTGGTGGCTTTGCAAAGACTGTTGTAGCTCCCCTTGAACGTGTCAAGATTTTGTTTCAG ACCAGAAGAGATGAATTCAAGTCTGTTGGGCTGTTTGGATCCTTTAAAAAGATTTCACATACAGAGGGGATTATGGGTTTGTACAG AGGAAACGGTGCTAGTGTTGCACGAATTGTACCTTATGCTGCCCTGCATTACATGACTTATGAGCAATATCGTAGATGGATAATCCTCAGTTTTCCTGATATTGGGAGGGGTCCTGTACTTGATCTCGTGGCAGGATCATTCGCTGGAGGAACAGCTGTGCTTCTTACATATCCTCTTGATTTGGTTAGAACAAAATTGGCATACCAG ATTATCAGTTCATCAAAAGCGAATATTAATGGGGTAATTGGTATGGAACTAGTTTATAAAGGAATCCGTGATTGTTTCTCAAAGACTCTTAAGGAATCTGGGCTAAGAGGTCTCTATCGTGGTGTGG CTCCATCTCTTTATGGAATCTTCCCTTACGCTGGTTTGAAGTTTTACTTCTATGAGGAGATGAAACGACATGTCCCTGAGGAGCACAAGAAAGATATTGTGGTGAAAATGGTATGCGGCTCTGTTGCTGGTTTATTGGGCCAGACCTTCACATACCCTCTTGATGTTGTTAGAAGGCAAATGCAG GTTCAAAGGCTATCGGTGTCGAATAACGCAGAGTTAAAAGGAACAATGGAAACCCTTATTATGATAATGCAGAAGCAGGGGTGGAAGCAATTATTTTCAGGGCTTAGCATCAACTACTTGAAG ccTTTCAGGTTGTCCCTTCCGTGGCGATTGGTTTTACAGTTTATGATATGA
- the LOC133689418 gene encoding pentatricopeptide repeat-containing protein At2g15690, mitochondrial-like, which produces MGGDQNVSADYGRFVALLDSSANLKSLEPGIEALELLKRSPFAFDVQLNNQLVEMHANAEMDAGVDGLLFVEEMKKGYGCSPSRRLSLAVFMTCACAGAVLLRGCHLSPRLRVNRHFARIHGDHELENRVEELLVTPDPSEGNDNKVPFSPRKKYNASDMLAEKSRVAEYQCPKPYEGEGYEMLKGLNGQTRKLVMFQILDM; this is translated from the exons ATGGGTGGTGATCAAAATGTATCTGCTGATTATGGGCGTTTTGTTGCTCTTTTGGATTCCTCGGCGAATCTGAAGTCGCTCGAACCGGGTATAGAGGCACTTGAATTGTTGAAACGGTCGCCTTTCGCTTTTGATGTTCAATTAAATAATCAACTGGTTGAAATGCATGCGAATGCGGAGATGGACGCC GGAGTTGATGGTCTATTGTTTGTTGAGGAAATGAAAAAAGGTTACGGTTGCAGCCCAAGTCGGAGACTTTCGTTGGCTGTCTTCATGACATGTGCTTGCGCTGGAGCTGT TTTGTTGAGAGGATGCCATTTGAGCCCACGGTTGAGGGTAAATAGGCATTTTGCACGAATTCACGGGGATCATGAACTGGAGAATCGAGTAGAGGAGTTGTTAGTTACTCCTGATCCTTCTGAAGGCAACGATAATAAAGTCCCATTTTCCCCAAGAAAGAAGTACAATGCTAGTGATATGCTGGCGGAGAAGAGTAGGGTCGCTGAATATCAGTGCCCAAAACCTTACGAGGGAGAGGGTTATGAGATGTTGAAAGGTTTGAATGGGCAAACGAGGAAGCTAGTTATGTTCCAAATACTAGATATGTGA